The following proteins are co-located in the Antricoccus suffuscus genome:
- a CDS encoding TetR/AcrR family transcriptional regulator encodes MKEPTARATVAYGRLPPATCSLERSDDRPNVGKILEAAIVVIARFGYHGTSIRDIAKAAEISPGTIYNHFESKHELLVAIISRGRASLLEATEQALFETPKHPAAQFRAIVGDHVRRHATYPLESLIGNSELWSLDRTSRRLVVSLRDGQQRMFERVVSDGISQGSFPIDGPIEAANHRAVSASCFGPRRIQGAGSRLGSTRPQGASR; translated from the coding sequence ATGAAAGAACCCACTGCCCGGGCCACTGTCGCATACGGCAGACTCCCGCCGGCAACGTGTTCTCTCGAACGCTCCGACGACAGGCCCAACGTCGGGAAGATCCTCGAAGCCGCCATCGTGGTGATCGCGCGGTTTGGATACCACGGAACATCCATTCGAGACATCGCGAAGGCCGCCGAAATTAGTCCTGGCACTATCTACAACCATTTCGAATCGAAGCACGAACTGCTCGTCGCGATCATCAGCCGCGGCAGAGCAAGCCTGCTGGAAGCTACAGAACAAGCACTATTCGAGACGCCCAAACATCCTGCTGCCCAGTTCAGGGCGATCGTGGGAGACCATGTCCGCCGACACGCAACATATCCGCTCGAGAGCCTGATCGGGAACTCTGAGCTGTGGAGCCTCGACCGAACATCGCGAAGACTTGTCGTTTCGTTGCGCGACGGTCAACAGCGGATGTTCGAACGCGTCGTCAGCGATGGGATATCACAAGGGTCGTTTCCCATAGACGGACCAATCGAAGCGGCAAATCATCGAGCGGTATCAGCGTCTTGCTTTGGACCTCGTCGGATACAAGGAGCAGGGTCGCGTCTAGGCTCCACCCGCCCGCAAGGCGCCAGCAGATGA
- a CDS encoding acyl-CoA dehydrogenase family protein has translation MDFDIPKELQDYLGVLDDFIEKEIKPLQEQDDNNRFFDHRREDARTDWDRDGLPNEEWEQLLAEAKRRADAAGHLRYPLPKQYGGQDGTNLGMAIIREHFASQGLGLHNDLQNEHSIVGNNVGLLLMLNYGTEEQKEEWVELLATGKRGFAFGITEPNHGSDATHMETTAVRDGDEWVINGEKTWNTGIHKAQYDMIMARTSGKAGDGDGITAFLVPTNSAGFKVEEYLWTFNMPTDHAHVSFKDIRVPHSSIFGGEGKGLQVVQHFFNENRIRQAASSLGAAQYCINESVQYAKERKPFGKPLATNQAIQFPLVELQTQCEMLRALIHKTAWAMDKDGAFSVSDKVSMCNYWANRLVCEAADRAMQVHGGMGYSRYKPFEHIYRHHRRYRITEGAEEIQMRRVAGYMFGFMKQQAPKGVTG, from the coding sequence ATGGATTTCGATATCCCGAAGGAACTGCAGGACTATCTGGGTGTGCTTGATGACTTCATTGAGAAGGAGATCAAGCCGCTGCAGGAGCAGGACGACAACAATCGCTTCTTCGATCACCGTCGCGAGGACGCGCGCACTGACTGGGATCGCGACGGCCTGCCGAACGAGGAGTGGGAGCAGCTGCTGGCCGAGGCGAAGCGCCGCGCGGATGCTGCCGGTCACCTGCGGTACCCGCTGCCCAAGCAGTACGGCGGGCAGGACGGCACGAACCTGGGCATGGCGATCATTCGCGAGCATTTCGCCAGCCAGGGGCTGGGTCTGCACAACGACCTGCAGAACGAGCACTCCATCGTCGGTAACAACGTTGGACTGCTGCTGATGCTGAACTACGGCACCGAGGAGCAGAAGGAGGAGTGGGTCGAGCTGTTGGCGACCGGCAAGCGGGGCTTCGCCTTCGGCATCACCGAGCCGAACCACGGCTCAGATGCCACCCACATGGAGACCACCGCCGTGCGCGATGGTGACGAGTGGGTGATTAACGGTGAGAAGACCTGGAACACCGGCATCCACAAGGCGCAGTACGACATGATCATGGCCCGTACGTCGGGCAAGGCTGGTGACGGCGACGGCATCACCGCGTTCTTGGTGCCGACCAACTCCGCGGGGTTCAAGGTCGAGGAGTACCTCTGGACCTTCAACATGCCGACCGATCACGCGCATGTCTCGTTCAAGGACATTCGGGTGCCGCACTCGTCAATCTTCGGCGGCGAGGGCAAGGGTCTGCAGGTCGTGCAGCACTTCTTCAACGAGAATCGGATTCGTCAGGCGGCATCCAGCCTCGGCGCCGCGCAGTACTGCATCAATGAGTCGGTGCAGTATGCCAAGGAGCGTAAGCCGTTCGGTAAGCCGCTGGCGACCAACCAGGCCATCCAGTTCCCGTTGGTGGAGCTGCAGACGCAATGCGAGATGCTGCGCGCGTTGATTCACAAGACCGCGTGGGCGATGGACAAGGATGGCGCGTTCAGCGTGTCGGACAAGGTCTCGATGTGTAACTACTGGGCGAACCGCCTGGTGTGCGAGGCCGCCGATCGTGCGATGCAGGTGCACGGTGGCATGGGCTACTCGCGGTACAAGCCGTTCGAGCACATCTATCGTCACCACCGTCGCTACCGGATCACCGAAGGCGCGGAGGAGATCCAGATGCGTCGCGTCGCCGGCTATATGTTCGGCTTTATGAAGCAGCAGGCACCTAAGGGCGTCACCGGCTAG
- a CDS encoding biotin/lipoyl-binding carrier protein yields the protein MIEVRAEMTANVWKVLVAPGEEVEMGSELIILESMKMEIPVVAEETGVISALEVVEGQSVAEGDVLAVIK from the coding sequence GTGATTGAAGTACGGGCAGAGATGACGGCAAACGTGTGGAAGGTCCTGGTCGCACCGGGGGAGGAGGTGGAAATGGGCAGCGAATTGATCATCCTCGAATCGATGAAAATGGAGATACCTGTAGTCGCCGAGGAGACTGGCGTAATTAGCGCACTCGAGGTAGTCGAGGGCCAGTCGGTGGCCGAGGGCGATGTCTTGGCTGTCATCAAGTAG
- a CDS encoding AMP-binding protein: MEPHLANIYESIADAVGDRPALVHGELTRTWSELDRRSAQIAAGLSSAGLGVQSKVAFFLYNGPQYVEAQLAAMKARFVPVNINYRYRDAELAYLLDNSDAEALFFHSSLAATVDQVRERMTRMKVFVQVPDDDTPLLDGAVDYESFAAAYEPMPRIHRSGDDIFLLYTGGTTGLPKGVMFALSSWAETFPVAALMLAGRDPETPLDKLASVVASMEPEERLATLPAVPLMHGTGLTYGALLPQTLGAAVVTLTNRSLDGHELLRAVEANRVTTMSIVGDVLSKPIIRAIDEGADGRAYDLSSLRNIYSSGTMWSSEVKQALLQRMPHIALTDIMNASEGAMATQVTTGEGGAATARFIPNPTTKVFTDDNREVVPGSGEVGLLAAGGRVPVGYYKDPVKTAETFREIDGERYSFPGDMATIEADGTITLLGRGSQVINTGGEKVFREEVEEAVKRVPGVRDCLVVGVADESFGQAVSAVVAVEDGAVVSREDIVGFVKKELAGYKAPRHVVFVGDVPRAPNGKADHKTAKVVAEAELAGQRGRICG; this comes from the coding sequence ATGGAACCACACCTGGCTAACATCTACGAGTCGATCGCGGACGCCGTCGGCGACCGACCAGCCCTCGTGCACGGCGAGCTCACCCGGACGTGGTCCGAGCTGGATCGACGTTCAGCGCAGATCGCTGCGGGCTTGAGCTCTGCCGGTCTCGGCGTGCAGTCGAAGGTCGCGTTCTTCCTGTACAACGGGCCGCAGTACGTCGAAGCGCAACTTGCCGCGATGAAGGCGCGGTTCGTGCCGGTCAATATCAACTATCGCTACCGCGACGCCGAACTCGCCTATTTGCTGGACAACTCCGATGCTGAGGCGCTGTTCTTCCACTCGTCGCTCGCGGCTACCGTCGATCAAGTGCGCGAGCGGATGACCAGAATGAAGGTCTTCGTTCAGGTCCCGGACGACGACACACCGCTGCTGGACGGCGCGGTGGACTACGAGAGCTTCGCCGCGGCGTACGAGCCGATGCCGCGCATCCACCGTTCCGGTGACGACATCTTCTTGCTGTACACCGGCGGGACGACGGGGCTGCCCAAGGGCGTGATGTTTGCGCTCAGCTCGTGGGCCGAGACGTTCCCGGTGGCAGCGCTAATGCTGGCCGGTCGCGACCCGGAGACCCCGCTGGACAAGCTGGCGTCGGTGGTGGCCTCGATGGAGCCCGAGGAGCGGCTCGCTACGTTGCCCGCCGTACCGCTGATGCACGGCACCGGTCTGACCTACGGCGCGCTGCTGCCTCAGACGCTTGGTGCCGCTGTGGTCACGTTGACTAATCGCTCGCTGGACGGGCACGAGCTGCTGCGCGCGGTCGAGGCTAATCGGGTAACCACCATGTCGATCGTCGGGGACGTATTGTCCAAGCCGATCATTCGGGCGATCGATGAGGGCGCAGACGGTCGCGCGTACGACTTGTCCAGCCTGCGCAATATCTACTCGTCGGGCACAATGTGGTCGTCCGAGGTCAAGCAGGCGCTATTGCAGCGGATGCCGCACATCGCGCTGACCGACATCATGAACGCCAGTGAGGGCGCGATGGCGACCCAGGTGACGACCGGGGAGGGTGGGGCCGCGACGGCACGGTTCATCCCGAACCCGACTACCAAGGTCTTCACCGATGACAATCGCGAGGTCGTTCCCGGATCGGGCGAGGTCGGCCTGCTGGCAGCCGGGGGCCGTGTCCCGGTCGGTTACTACAAGGACCCGGTCAAGACGGCCGAAACCTTCCGGGAGATCGATGGCGAGCGCTACTCGTTCCCCGGTGACATGGCCACGATCGAGGCGGACGGCACGATCACGTTGCTCGGTCGCGGCAGCCAGGTGATCAACACCGGCGGCGAGAAGGTGTTCCGTGAGGAGGTCGAAGAGGCCGTCAAGCGCGTCCCGGGCGTACGCGACTGCCTCGTGGTTGGCGTTGCCGACGAATCGTTCGGTCAAGCCGTGAGCGCGGTCGTCGCCGTAGAGGACGGCGCCGTGGTATCCCGCGAAGACATCGTCGGCTTCGTCAAGAAGGAGCTCGCCGGATACAAGGCGCCGCGACATGTCGTGTTTGTCGGCGATGTGCCTCGGGCGCCCAACGGCAAAGCCGACCACAAGACCGCGAAGGTCGTGGCCGAAGCCGAGCTCGCGGGGCAGCGCGGCCGGATCTGCGGCTAA
- a CDS encoding AMP-dependent synthetase/ligase encodes MPDTIADLFRATAAQRLDQVAFRSLPRDGQEGLAYTWGELRQEVDVLAKGLHELGVAPGDVVALMLLNRPEFHLCDLAGVMLGAATTSIYVTLAPEQIEYVMNDAEVKVVFTEQAFLPVIQQVRANVPSIQHVIVIDGEAPDGVLSLDEVRERGRHSDFDLDASVAALDVGTVLTLIYTSGTTGDPKGVQLTHGNVTAAFRATEGRTVFPDPSRLISWLPAAHVAERMAHHYLPLKFGSEVTTCPDPRLVGEYLPLVRPTWFFAVPRVWEKMKSALEAALAAIPGEQGEQARAAVQAGIQKVRLEQAKQPVPAGLAAAVEKADAALFAGLRARIGLDAVEVANVGASPVPPEVIEFFLAIGVPLGEIWGMSETAGVGASNPPEDIRVGTVGTAPNGIEAKLGEDGELLVRGDAIMLGYRNRPEQNRDTLVDGWLHTGDIATIDDDGYITIVDRKKELIINAMGKNMSPALIESRLKAASPLIGQAVAIGDNRPYNTALIVLDPESLPVWATAEGIDASTPEELAKDERLLAAIDTAVHDANERLARVEQIKKYTVLPHEWEPSGDELTPTMKLRRRPISQKYADQIEAMYAAGR; translated from the coding sequence ATGCCCGACACCATTGCCGACCTGTTCCGTGCCACCGCCGCGCAGCGCCTCGACCAGGTCGCGTTTCGCTCATTGCCCCGCGACGGTCAGGAAGGACTCGCCTACACCTGGGGCGAACTGCGCCAGGAGGTCGACGTACTCGCCAAGGGACTTCATGAACTCGGCGTGGCACCCGGTGACGTCGTCGCGCTGATGCTGCTCAATCGGCCCGAGTTTCACCTATGTGACCTCGCCGGAGTGATGCTCGGGGCCGCGACGACCTCGATCTACGTCACGCTCGCGCCAGAGCAGATCGAGTACGTCATGAACGACGCTGAGGTCAAAGTCGTGTTCACCGAACAGGCTTTTTTGCCGGTCATCCAGCAGGTCCGCGCGAACGTTCCGTCGATCCAGCACGTGATCGTGATCGATGGCGAGGCGCCCGACGGCGTACTGAGCCTCGACGAGGTACGTGAGCGGGGGCGCCATAGCGACTTTGATCTCGACGCGTCCGTCGCGGCCCTGGATGTAGGCACCGTCCTCACCCTCATCTATACCTCGGGTACGACCGGCGATCCCAAGGGCGTGCAGCTCACGCACGGGAACGTGACTGCGGCGTTCCGCGCGACCGAGGGCCGCACCGTATTCCCGGACCCGTCCCGGCTGATCAGCTGGCTTCCGGCGGCGCATGTCGCCGAGCGGATGGCGCATCACTATCTGCCACTGAAGTTCGGCTCGGAAGTGACCACCTGCCCGGATCCGCGGCTGGTCGGCGAATACCTGCCGCTAGTGCGCCCGACGTGGTTCTTCGCCGTACCGCGTGTGTGGGAGAAGATGAAGTCCGCTCTCGAGGCGGCACTGGCCGCGATCCCGGGCGAGCAGGGTGAGCAGGCCCGTGCCGCGGTGCAGGCCGGCATCCAGAAGGTCAGGCTCGAGCAAGCCAAGCAACCGGTGCCAGCCGGGCTCGCGGCAGCGGTCGAGAAGGCCGACGCCGCGCTGTTCGCCGGCCTGCGTGCGCGCATCGGGCTGGACGCGGTCGAGGTAGCGAACGTCGGAGCCTCGCCCGTGCCGCCCGAGGTGATCGAATTCTTCCTCGCGATCGGCGTACCACTCGGCGAGATCTGGGGGATGAGTGAAACAGCTGGCGTCGGTGCATCGAACCCGCCGGAGGATATCCGCGTCGGGACGGTCGGTACGGCGCCTAACGGTATCGAGGCCAAGCTCGGAGAGGACGGTGAACTGCTGGTGCGTGGCGACGCGATCATGCTCGGCTACCGCAACCGACCCGAACAGAACCGCGACACGCTCGTGGACGGTTGGCTGCACACTGGGGATATAGCGACGATCGACGACGACGGGTACATCACGATCGTCGACCGCAAGAAGGAGCTCATCATCAACGCGATGGGCAAGAACATGTCCCCGGCATTGATCGAGTCCCGGCTCAAGGCCGCGTCACCGCTGATCGGTCAGGCCGTCGCGATTGGTGACAACCGGCCGTACAACACCGCGTTGATCGTGCTCGATCCGGAGTCCCTGCCGGTGTGGGCGACCGCGGAGGGGATCGACGCCTCCACCCCGGAGGAGCTCGCCAAGGACGAACGGCTGCTGGCCGCGATCGATACGGCGGTACACGACGCGAACGAGCGGCTAGCTCGCGTGGAGCAGATCAAGAAGTACACGGTGTTGCCGCACGAGTGGGAGCCCTCCGGTGACGAGCTGACCCCGACGATGAAGCTGCGCCGCCGCCCGATCTCGCAGAAGTACGCCGACCAGATCGAGGCGATGTACGCCGCGGGTCGGTAG
- a CDS encoding PAS domain S-box protein — protein MTDANELPAIEILAAIADAVIYADRDGTIRLWNEGATAVFGFSGEDAIGQNLDLIIPEKLRPAHWKGFNAAIERGATTGGRRARLTRGLHKEPDRPLYVEMSFAVVTGSDGSTAGSVAIARDITERHLKAREERKRAAQA, from the coding sequence ATGACCGACGCTAACGAGTTACCGGCGATCGAGATCCTTGCCGCGATCGCCGACGCGGTCATTTATGCCGATCGGGACGGCACCATCCGCCTGTGGAACGAGGGTGCGACGGCGGTCTTCGGCTTCTCCGGTGAGGACGCGATCGGCCAGAACTTGGACCTGATCATTCCCGAGAAGCTGCGCCCGGCGCACTGGAAGGGGTTCAACGCCGCGATCGAGCGTGGCGCGACCACCGGCGGACGACGCGCCCGGTTGACCCGCGGACTGCACAAAGAACCCGACCGCCCCTTGTACGTCGAGATGTCGTTTGCCGTCGTGACCGGATCCGACGGCTCGACCGCCGGGTCGGTGGCGATCGCCCGCGACATCACCGAGCGCCACCTCAAAGCCCGCGAAGAACGCAAACGCGCCGCCCAGGCCTGA
- a CDS encoding SMP-30/gluconolactonase/LRE family protein encodes MSQFELVTDNLNFPEGPIATENGDVIVVEIKSGTLARISPAGEVTRIADCGGGPNGAAIGPDGMIYVCNNGGFQWHEIGEMSAPGQQPDDYIGGRIQRVNPNTGKVVTLYDRVGDHPLLGPNDIVFDQHGGFWFTDLGKTRDRDMDRGGLYYAKADGSQIQEVVYPLMTPNGVGLSPDGDRVYVSETHTGRVWSWDVPQPGQATGTGIGPSGATLLWGFDKFQLLDSLGVDGDGNVCVATLITSAISVISPAGELLEQVVVPGADPFVTNICFGGPDLRTAYVTSSGYGRLYKVQWPRPGLQLAHNL; translated from the coding sequence GTGAGTCAATTCGAACTAGTTACAGACAACCTGAATTTCCCTGAAGGCCCGATCGCCACCGAGAACGGTGATGTGATCGTCGTTGAAATCAAAAGCGGAACTCTCGCCCGCATCTCCCCAGCCGGCGAGGTGACCCGTATAGCCGACTGCGGCGGCGGACCAAACGGCGCCGCGATCGGCCCGGACGGGATGATCTACGTGTGTAACAACGGCGGGTTCCAGTGGCATGAGATCGGCGAGATGAGCGCGCCTGGCCAGCAACCCGATGATTACATCGGCGGGCGGATTCAGCGGGTTAATCCGAACACCGGGAAGGTCGTCACTCTCTACGACCGAGTTGGTGATCACCCGTTGCTGGGACCGAACGACATCGTTTTCGACCAGCATGGCGGTTTCTGGTTCACCGATCTAGGAAAGACTCGCGACCGGGACATGGACCGAGGCGGGCTCTACTACGCCAAAGCAGACGGTAGCCAGATCCAAGAAGTGGTTTACCCGCTCATGACCCCCAACGGCGTGGGTCTGTCCCCGGACGGGGATCGCGTCTATGTATCCGAGACTCACACCGGGCGCGTCTGGTCGTGGGATGTACCTCAACCCGGCCAGGCAACTGGCACCGGAATTGGACCTTCCGGCGCGACGCTCCTCTGGGGCTTCGACAAGTTCCAATTGCTGGATTCGCTGGGAGTGGACGGCGATGGCAACGTCTGCGTCGCAACGCTAATCACGTCCGCTATCAGCGTCATCAGTCCCGCAGGCGAACTTCTCGAGCAGGTCGTCGTACCGGGCGCGGACCCATTTGTCACAAACATTTGCTTCGGCGGCCCTGATCTGCGTACGGCGTACGTGACTTCGTCGGGTTACGGTCGTCTCTACAAAGTCCAGTGGCCGCGCCCCGGTCTGCAACTGGCCCACAATCTTTAA
- a CDS encoding acetyl-CoA carboxylase biotin carboxylase subunit, translating to MNLPTRLIVADRGEIACRIFESCRKLGIGTVAVYSAAEAESKHVRMADIAICVGSADPGDSYMNRQRVLAAAIDSGADAVHPGYGFLSEDPQFARDVIRSGLTWVGPSPDVIETLRDRIRARALMEAAGVRAVPGRKLPSGDSSARAPDCGDIGYPLVVKAGRGPRGTKIARSARDLDFALVAARADRSRMSTSDPIIAEKYFEHARHIEVQIVGLRSGHTVALGERDCSVQRQHQKVLGETPAPRLEDTQRDWLYETAVRVARAVDYRGIGTVEFILNVESREFYFLEMNTRLQVEHPITEMVTGLDLVHEQLLLASGEPPSVGVLVPTRPSGHSMEFRIYAEEPIYLGPRPERIREWIEPAAGGIRVDSGYEAGDAVTADYDQLLAKIVVWGRDRAEAMFQLLSAARQFRIGGLGHNLPLVTEILGTDDFYTGNYDTSLLTQIQQ from the coding sequence ATGAACCTGCCGACAAGATTGATCGTTGCCGATAGAGGCGAGATCGCGTGCCGCATATTTGAATCGTGCCGGAAGCTCGGCATCGGCACTGTAGCGGTGTATTCGGCGGCTGAAGCCGAGTCGAAGCACGTGCGGATGGCCGACATCGCGATATGTGTGGGGTCCGCCGACCCCGGAGATTCCTACATGAATCGTCAACGTGTGTTGGCCGCGGCTATTGACTCCGGCGCGGATGCGGTCCATCCCGGATACGGGTTCCTGTCGGAGGATCCCCAGTTCGCGCGTGACGTTATCCGAAGCGGCTTGACATGGGTGGGGCCATCGCCGGACGTAATTGAGACGTTGCGAGACAGGATTCGTGCACGGGCATTGATGGAGGCTGCTGGCGTTCGGGCTGTACCGGGGCGGAAGTTGCCGTCGGGTGATTCTTCCGCCCGGGCGCCCGACTGCGGCGACATCGGCTATCCGCTCGTCGTAAAGGCGGGACGGGGCCCCAGAGGCACGAAGATTGCAAGGTCTGCACGCGATCTGGATTTTGCCCTTGTAGCCGCACGTGCCGACCGGTCACGGATGTCGACTTCGGACCCTATAATCGCGGAGAAATATTTCGAACACGCCAGGCACATCGAAGTTCAAATCGTCGGGCTGCGCTCCGGGCACACTGTGGCATTGGGCGAACGCGACTGTTCAGTTCAGCGCCAGCATCAGAAAGTATTGGGAGAGACTCCGGCGCCGAGGCTCGAGGACACGCAGCGTGATTGGCTGTACGAGACCGCCGTTCGTGTCGCGCGCGCGGTCGACTACCGAGGTATTGGAACGGTGGAATTCATCCTTAATGTGGAGTCCCGCGAGTTCTATTTCCTTGAAATGAATACCCGATTGCAGGTGGAACATCCGATCACCGAGATGGTGACCGGACTCGACCTTGTTCACGAGCAACTCCTGCTCGCGTCTGGAGAGCCTCCTTCGGTCGGCGTACTGGTACCGACTAGACCCAGCGGCCACTCAATGGAGTTCCGAATCTATGCGGAAGAACCTATCTACCTCGGCCCCAGACCCGAAAGGATTCGAGAATGGATCGAGCCTGCGGCGGGTGGGATCAGGGTCGACTCCGGCTACGAGGCAGGGGACGCGGTAACGGCCGATTACGACCAGTTGCTCGCCAAGATCGTCGTCTGGGGCCGAGACCGTGCCGAGGCGATGTTCCAGTTGCTCTCCGCGGCGCGTCAGTTCCGAATAGGGGGACTCGGACACAACTTGCCGTTGGTGACCGAGATCTTAGGCACCGACGATTTCTATACAGGCAACTATGACACTTCGCTGCTGACTCAAATCCAGCAGTGA
- a CDS encoding MFS transporter — MAFDGYRHGEAGFRRVSLALFAGSLASFGLLYCLQPLLPEFTRAFDITPAQSTLSISMCTAGLGVGLVFLGPLSDSIGRTRVIRWALIGSSLLTALCAVAPNWTFVLIMRALTGVALAGFPAVAMAYLREEVHAGSHARATGLYVGGNALGGLSGRLITGGLAQLGDWHLALIGTAVFTLACAVLVVVVLPASRNFHSTSRGLTESARAYKIVLRDPVLLGYNAISFTVMGAFVAMFNITGFRLESAPYLLPVGLAGLIYLTYPIGSVASALAGRWSDRIGAHSIIPIGAIIAIIGTTLSFAAPLWIFVIAVTVVVIGFFVVHAAASGAVAKRAHTNAMPVGSASAAYLFSYYLGSSVFGTTAGTAWHAGGWSAVGWMNLALLVVCLSIAILIRLRAREPAQLSS; from the coding sequence ATGGCATTCGACGGTTACCGGCATGGCGAGGCCGGCTTCCGGCGTGTGTCACTCGCGCTGTTCGCCGGCTCCCTCGCATCCTTCGGTCTGCTGTACTGCCTGCAGCCGCTGCTGCCGGAGTTCACCCGCGCCTTCGACATCACCCCCGCCCAGTCGACGCTGAGCATCTCGATGTGCACGGCCGGCCTCGGGGTCGGTCTGGTGTTTCTGGGCCCGCTGTCCGATTCCATCGGCCGCACGAGAGTCATCCGGTGGGCCCTGATCGGGTCCTCACTGCTGACCGCGTTATGCGCCGTCGCACCGAACTGGACGTTCGTGCTGATCATGCGGGCCCTGACCGGCGTCGCCCTTGCCGGCTTCCCCGCCGTCGCGATGGCCTACCTACGTGAAGAAGTACACGCCGGATCCCATGCGCGCGCCACCGGACTGTACGTCGGCGGCAACGCGCTCGGCGGACTCAGCGGGCGGCTGATCACCGGCGGCCTGGCCCAGCTCGGCGACTGGCACTTAGCCCTGATCGGCACCGCAGTATTCACCCTGGCGTGCGCGGTCCTGGTCGTCGTCGTACTCCCCGCCTCCCGCAACTTCCACTCCACCAGCCGAGGACTGACCGAATCAGCGCGCGCCTACAAAATCGTCCTACGCGACCCGGTGCTCCTCGGCTACAACGCGATCTCCTTCACCGTGATGGGGGCATTCGTCGCGATGTTCAACATCACCGGCTTCCGGCTCGAAAGCGCGCCGTACCTCCTGCCGGTCGGCCTCGCCGGCCTCATCTACCTGACCTACCCGATCGGCTCAGTGGCCTCCGCCCTCGCCGGACGATGGTCCGACCGCATCGGCGCCCACTCCATCATCCCGATCGGCGCCATCATCGCCATCATCGGCACCACACTGAGCTTCGCCGCCCCACTGTGGATCTTCGTCATCGCGGTGACCGTGGTCGTGATCGGCTTCTTCGTCGTACACGCCGCCGCCTCCGGCGCCGTAGCGAAACGGGCACACACCAATGCAATGCCCGTCGGATCAGCATCCGCGGCATACCTATTCAGCTACTACCTCGGCTCATCAGTGTTCGGTACGACGGCCGGAACCGCCTGGCATGCCGGAGGCTGGAGTGCCGTGGGCTGGATGAACCTCGCCCTGCTCGTTGTCTGCCTCAGCATCGCGATCCTGATCCGGCTTCGCGCCCGAGAACCCGCACAGTTGTCCTCCTGA